The Coffea arabica cultivar ET-39 chromosome 10e, Coffea Arabica ET-39 HiFi, whole genome shotgun sequence region GAATCTTACCAACAGGTAACATAACATCAAGGACCGATCTAACAACTCATCATAAATAAAAAGAGGACTGATGTAACAAACACCAAAAGCACAAGTTCAGGGACAGAAAAGTTGCTATCTGCGTCACATTTGACACAGATGTCATGACAATTCAGAATGATACTTAATAGCAATACCATTTCATGGGGAAGAATAACTCATCTGATTCCATTTTAGTAAATTATAACTCTCAATGCCAGGAATAAGGTTATTCCTTCGGCATATCAGATCAGCTAACTGTTCCTCATCTGATTTTCCCCATGTCATAATGCACAAAGGCTTGTATTCTAGATACAAACCATTTTGAAAGGTTCATTAAGAGATGTGCTGAAATGCAAGGCTGTATATTGACTTTAGTAGGGGTAAAGATAGAAATTAgcacttaaaaactaaaatcatcTCTCTGTTAGCAAAAAATTGGTATTACAATGGGAAACACTTTTTTGGAGGATGAAGTACCATACCACTTCGAATGGTTAGCAACCAAATCATTTGATTAAAGAATGAAGAGTTAaaatgtgaaaagacaaaagatGACATATCATCAAGCTACGATAAGTGCACGAACATAATATGCAGGAAAGGATTAGTAGCAGGTAACGAAACACTGCCTCATGTGCTTATGCTTGTTTGAAATCTCTACAAAATGAAGCCATCATATCATGATCATTTCACATAGCAAACAGGGCAACAAGAACAAAAAGATCTATCATCTTCAAGCCTAATTACTTGATCCCTAGAAAACCTTATTTCAAGCTAATCCAATCTGAAATTTCCACCTCTTCTATGCCaacaaaccaccaaaatccCATATTCCACAACGAGAACTAAGAATTAACAAAGCCTAGTAAATAAAACTTCATAACCACATAACAGAAACAGACCAAAATCGAATGCAATTGAATAACACAAGAAACTAAAAGAAGAGACAAAAAGAACACACCTTGTCATCCATGGTGACCTTCATTTCTAAGCCAcggttcttcttcttcatcttatACAACCTTCTTCCTAAAATAACAAACCCCATCACAGCAGCAGCTACGGAGAAAGTCCAAACAGGACTGGCTCTAAAAACACAGTACTTCAAGAACTCAATTGGAACCTTCCACCACACAACAGcctttttcttctcctcctcgGCTTCCACCTCTGTCCTAGCTTCAATTTCAACACCCTCAGCACCTTCATTTTTCACACCTGCATCAGTCGACCccttttcattcttttcctccaCTAAAGCCACTGAATTAGCGTTTTCCTCACAACTCGATTCGCCATCCAACTCAACGACCTCCTCCCCAACTTTCACAGAATCCAATTCAACCCCACCCGAAACAGACAAAAGCTTCTCAAAATTCTCCAAACTTTTCCCATTTACACCTCCACCTATTTCCTCAATCCCTCCAGACCCCACTTGCATCTTCTCATTTCCATCGAAACCCACTTGTATTTTCTCATTATTCCCCTCCAATTCGCTAAATTTCCGCTCATCGGACCGGTCACTGCTCGAATCGGACCAAAACTCGCCCCCAGCATCCTTCCTGGGGTACCGGGTATCCGAATTGGGGTCAATCCAACTGGGATTATCCGAGTTCTCGGAACCCACCTCGTTAGCATCAGAAACAACAGAAACAGTCCTAGTACTAAAACTATTGCGTAAAGGGTCCATGGAGAAGTAATCAGTCTGAATCATACCTTCCGATTGAGCATCAATTTCTTGGAAATCACTGGAATTCTGAAGTGGGTAAGCAGATTCCAAACCCGACTCAGACTGGAGAACCTCCCAGTCTTGAAATTCTGCACCTCCCTCAGCATCCATGATGATGAATCAGTCACAAAAATCAACACTTCCTCctatccaaaacacaaaaacaaaaaaacaacagAAAAAATACTCCCAAGACTCAGTTCAttaagtgttattattattgAAATTAGTCAGCTATTTGAGATAATGATACGAGAAAAAGAGAAGGGGAGAAGAGGACAGGCTTTGTGGGGTTGTCGTTTATGCTGGTAAAGCTGCAAATTGTAACAACTAGCAACTGGTATAGCTGTAATAAAGGGCGAAAGGATGACGACGCAATTCAGAAATGTAACCCTTCGCCCCTTTTTGGCCCTGGCCTTGGTTTGTCCCAGATTCTTATCTAAACTTGTAATACTCCTAGTATTCTGTAGGTTTGATAGGATGTCGTCCCGCCCACCCACGGTGAGCCCACTTCCATATTCCATCTGGAAATGACGAATTTCGTCCCTAAATATTTGTGTTGATAATGATTTAGTCTCTAACTTTTATTTCTGAtcaatttgatacttgaatttATTTTACAATTTTAATTAAGGGCCTTCATGGTGGCATCATTATCTAAAACCAATCTGTTTTCTAATTGATTAagggtgtgtttgataaaattgaagtttgaaatctgaaatctgaagtcGAAATCCATAAGTTATTAAATTGTTCAATATTAAATCAATTACATTTGAGTATATATGACATTCactgataagtgaatagtttatcacttatttttgagAATaagtttttttaataaaattcagtgtcatttaattaattcagatgttcaaatttttttttttatcaaatgcgTCTGAACATATTAACATCTAAatccattaagtttaagtgctgaattgaattattaaaaagGGCCTAACTAAATAGAGATATTATAGGAACGTCGCTCATGACACTGtaataaaagaattaaatcgTGTAAAAAAATACCAGATAAAACTTTTAAATCGTGTAAAAAATCACtagataaaattttttaaaattttaattttgtgattttttaaatgatttactTAATTTATTACAGTTTCATGAATGACATTACTAAAATACTCCTGTTTAGCTAGTTAATTAAGAGTCAGATCGATTTTTGGTGGTGGCATGGCCACAAAAGTCCTAAATTGGAACCACAAaataagttcaagtatcaaattggCTAAGAATATTAgatagggactaaattggcacTAGTGAAAAAGTTTAGGaacaaaattggtgatttacacaaaattttatcaaggttttgaaatccaaatcattcaatcatattcgaaaaaattatttgattaaGGGTTACGGAGAGTCACTGCGGTCCGATTATTATACTTGTTATATTATTTAGTGTACAATTATATTACATTGTTATGCTCATGACAAAAGTGATTAAGAGAAACGAAATATTTAACATATATTCAATAGAATAGTATGATGTAAACATATACAACAACAAGACCAAATCGCACAAAATACACCAGCACGGGCACCTAGTCCAAGAGTTATtggtaggcctgtcaacgggtcgggtctagacccggatccggaccggatccgtgaaattattgcgggtatgggtagggatttaatt contains the following coding sequences:
- the LOC113712429 gene encoding uncharacterized protein, with product MDAEGGAEFQDWEVLQSESGLESAYPLQNSSDFQEIDAQSEGMIQTDYFSMDPLRNSFSTRTVSVVSDANEVGSENSDNPSWIDPNSDTRYPRKDAGGEFWSDSSSDRSDERKFSELEGNNEKIQVGFDGNEKMQVGSGGIEEIGGGVNGKSLENFEKLLSVSGGVELDSVKVGEEVVELDGESSCEENANSVALVEEKNEKGSTDAGVKNEGAEGVEIEARTEVEAEEEKKKAVVWWKVPIEFLKYCVFRASPVWTFSVAAAVMGFVILGRRLYKMKKKNRGLEMKVTMDDKKISQFMSRAARLNEAFSVVKRVPVVRPSLPAVGVTPWPVMSLR